A part of Canis lupus familiaris isolate Mischka breed German Shepherd chromosome 4, alternate assembly UU_Cfam_GSD_1.0, whole genome shotgun sequence genomic DNA contains:
- the DUSP1 gene encoding dual specificity protein phosphatase 1 has translation MVMDVGALDAGGLRTLLRERAAQCLLLDCRSFFAFNAGHIAGSVNVRFSTIVRRRAKGAMGLEHIVPNAELRGRLLAGAYHAVVLLDERSAALDGAKRDGTLALAAGALCREARAARVFFLKGGYEAFSASCPELCSKQSTPMGLSLPLSTSVPDSTESGCSSCSTPLYDQGGPVEILPFLYLGSAYHASRKDMLDALGITALINVSANCPNHFEGHYQYKSIPVEDNHKADISSWFNEAIDFIDSIKNAGGRVFVHCQAGISRSATICLAYLMRTNRVKLDEAFEFVKQRRSIISPNFSFMGQLLQFESQVLAPHCSAEAGSPAMAVLDRSTSTTTVFNFPVSIPVHSTNSALSYLQSPITTSPSC, from the exons ATGGTCATGGACGTGGGCGCCCTGGACGCCGGAGGCCTGCGGACGCTGCTCCGGGAGCGCGCGGCGCAGTGCCTGCTGCTGGACTGCCGCTCCTTCTTCGCTTTCAACGCGGGCCACATCGCCGGCTCCGTCAACGTGCGCTTCAGCACCATCGTGCGGCGCCGGGCCAAGGGCGCCATGGGCCTGGAGCACATCGTGCCCAACGCCGAGCTGCGCGGCCGCCTGCTGGCCGGCGCCTACCACGCCGTGGTGCTGCTGGACGAGCGCAGCGCCGCCCTGGACGGCGCCAAGCGCGACGGCACCCTGGCCCTGGCCGCGGGCGCGCTCTGCCGCGAGGCGCGCGCCGCGCGAGTCTTCTTCCTCAAAG GAGGCTATGAAGCTTTCTCAGCTTCCTGCCCGGAGCTGTGCAGCAAACAGTCGACCCCCATGGGGCTCAGCCTTCCTCTGAGTACTAGCGTCCCTGACAGCACCGAATCCGGGTGCAGTTCTTGCAGCACCCCACTCTATGACCAG GGTGGCCCGGTGGAGATCCTCCCCTTTCTGTACCTGGGCAGTGCCTATCATGCTTCCCGCAAAGACATGCTGGACGCCTTGGGCATCACTGCCTTGATCAACGTCTCAGCCAATTGTCCCAATCATTTTGAGGGTCACTACCAGTACAAGAGCATCCCCGTGGAAGACAACCATAAGGCGGACATCAGCTCCTGGTTCAACGAGGCTATTGACTTCATAG ACTCCATCAAGAATGCTGGAGGAAGGGTGTTTGTCCACTGCCAGGCAGGCATTTCCCGATCAGCCACCATCTGCCTCGCTTACCTCATGAGGACTAACCGAGTCAAGCTGGATGAGGCCTTTGAGTTTGTGAAGCAGAGAAGAAGCATCATTTCCCCCAACTTCAGCTTCATGGGCCAACTGCTGCAGTTTGAGTCCCAAGTCCTGGCTCCACACTGCTCAGCAGAGGCCGGGAGCCCTGCCATGGCTGTGCTGGACCGCAGCACCTCCACCACTACCGTCTTCAACTTCCCTGTCTCCATCCCCGTCCACTCCACGAACAGTGCGTTGAGCTACCTGCAGAGCCCCATTACGACCTCTCCCAGCTGCTGA